In one Penaeus chinensis breed Huanghai No. 1 chromosome 33, ASM1920278v2, whole genome shotgun sequence genomic region, the following are encoded:
- the LOC125043000 gene encoding uncharacterized protein LOC125043000 has translation MASSIPAPATFARLHHTIKHIQRILAEVHRNFSLLNGRSLDDFFEQEKSNQLWAKRMFVDHRDIIESDTPPEEFDCHLLYKMIKYMDKLASYSDPVWESNSMDSIESLVYYVYREWDELKEAFTLSEQSLSHRLDSVQDALVRIVTKIEGKKGIDLKHLKVEVHKEFNSSLSTSFPYIYKVSAQHSIHRMLVLLYKQLNQLNGKSVEVYRKEKFDIRNPLFAFTPAEKMMLRKNICPEKMPIRLVFKLLERVCGLERQKSPAWSEKSDRVEYLLTCIIKNHQDIVYSAQNLDYDWPYELFQLFEKALDATVKVTGRMSQEIMKEMPDEPVHLNEAYSCSVLCKSLTSYDSFGAISDSEPSSISDSEPSSISDSEPSSISDSEPSSPSSTTPSASLPSLESLSIEEINIACLFQALCSKGPAVRTMVTVFRSFKGDIEKIKSSNKKKVGLTNGDVKKLENGEPLENLDITLLYKLIQGGCEGLAPQNDPVWYTPGDTLEYHLYLLKYERNTLFHSRISLTEKELKEKLKKIWCMLKYILEETERQAKINLTVQILEIKKDILRLEKPPVRQVDVDTYRQEVKMLREQLCYDLLQKCRKELSEKYNQASAKLASPVTWSLHPAHKKLTIEKVFTEPEIDYSRSELKLKSTLSLLDTDLQSSNKVILYGVAGTGKTSICQFLAYTWANKDEHDSTCDILILIKCKTTSQDNLVDFLLAFLPESMKGVQKNDIIVLMQNLKSMFIVDAYDEATNQAKELISDILHTLPRSTIIITTKQHAVSYIEMKVFEATGSDCMLLKVLGFGEDRQKEYVRNFFQLTLTSATSASEKAEADRICTEMESYLDSLDKCHREFVSLPLTLSLLVILWQDNSKSAKEATTLTRLYQKIIRYTLKRFTPEDSDVRRWILALGKIAWQNMNQNIQCLTNKDVEKLLDMGDSLGLQKKQVLTAVLQSTSEDSTLDHKNYWTFSHNSQQEFLVAEHFVKQIVSYDRLLPEILKEYMAKELHRSLQVIEFVAGLLALENELSFERADDIISLISDQTPCTFEVIKRLAHDISSENEHFHSRLQSLFQDKELRQTLDNFDPDCLQWIIENTSIKIPLQVMLINSARSVIKMKTLLQTLTQKSSKPHIIATIDNMNDIKDLITFIEDHHELSVGYTLHIQNSVDLSTLIKAWNWHWPLCLRFPQIIFPLLWWELKVSLMAADIKLSSIRFSEDVTHAVDFRKGVEQLGLEWVADSSLYASEVVVTSITSNLVMS, from the coding sequence ATGGCCTCCTCCATCCCGGCGCCGGCCACTTTCGCCAGGCTGCACCACACCATAAAGCACATCCAACGCATCCTGGCTGAAGTTCACAGAAACTTCTCTCTTCTGAATGGAAGGAGCCTCGATGATTTCTTTGAGCAGGAGAAAAGCAATCAATTATGGGCAAAGAGGATGTTCGTCGACCATAGGGACATAATAGAATCGGACACCCCGCCGGAAGAATTTGACTGTCATCTGCTCTACAAGATGATAAAATACATGGATAAATTGGCTAGCTATAGTGACCCTGTCTGGGAGAGCAACTCTATGGACTCGATCGAGAGTTTGGTGTACTATGTCTACCGAGAGTGGGACGAACTAAAAGAGGCCTTTACCTTATCAGAGCAAAGCCTGAGCCACAGACTCGACAGCGTGCAGGATGCCCTTGTTCGAATTGTCACCAAGattgaaggaaagaaaggcaTTGACCTCAAACACTTGAAGGTAGAAGTACACAAAGAGTTCAACTCATCGCTATCCACGAGTTttccatacatatacaaagtCTCGGCTCAACATTCAATACACCGCATGCTAGTATTATTGTACAAACAGTTAAATCAACTTAATGGCAAAAGCGTGGAGGTTTACCGGAAAGAGAAATTTGATATTAGAAATCCACTATTTGCATTTACTCCGGCAGAAAAGATGATGTTGAGGAAAAACATCTGTCCTGAAAAGATGCCAATCCGTCTGGTCTTCAAACTGCTTGAGCGTGTGTGTGGTCTGGAACGCCAGAAGAGCCCTGCATGGAGTGAAAAGTCTGACAGAGTAGAGTACTTACTCACCTGTATCATTAAAAATCACCAAGATATTGTATATAGTGCTCAGAATCTCGATTATGACTGGCCATACGAGCTTTTCCAGCTATTTGAAAAAGCGTTAGATGCAACTGTAAAAGTCACTGGCAGGATGAGTCAAGAAATTATGAAGGAGATGCCTGATGAACCAGTCCATTTGAATGAAGCTTATTCTTGCAGTGTTCTGTGCAAATCTCTCACCTCTTATGACAGTTTTGGCGCTATATCAGACTCAGAACCTTCTTCTATATCAGACTCAGAACCTTCTTCTATATCAGACTCAGAACCCTCTTCTATATCAGACTCAGAACCTTCTTCACCTTCCAGTACCACTCCATCAGCATCACTACCGAGCTTAGAAAGTCTCTCAATTGAAGAGATCAATATTGCATGTTTATTCCAAGCTCTATGCTCAAAAGGACCTGCAGTGAGGACGATGGTCACCGTGTTCCGGTCATTTAAAGGTGACATTGAGAAGATTAAGTCCAGCAATAAGAAAAAGGTAGGCCTTACCAACGGTGATGTTAAGAAACTTGAAAATGGGGAACCATTAGAAAATTTAGACATTACATTGCTTTATAAACTCATACAAGGGGGATGTGAAGGCTTAGCTCCCCAAAATGATCCTGTCTGGTATACTCCAGGAGATACATTGGAATACCATTTGTACTTACTAAAATATGAAAGGAACACACTGTTCCATTCCAGGATTTCTCTAACTGAGAAAGAACTGAAAGAGAAACTAAAGAAAATTTGGTGTATGCTGAAATACATTTTAGAGGAAACTGAAAGGCAAGCTAAGATAAACTTGACTGTTCAAATATTAGAAATTAAGAAAGACATTCTCAGGTTGGAGAAACCGCCTGTTCGACAGGTAGATGTTGATACCTATCGACAGGAGGTGAAAATGCTGCGGGAGCAACTTTGCTATGACCTCCTACAAAAATGTCGTAAGGAACTTTCTGAGAAATATAATCAGGCCTCAGCAAAACTCGCATCGCCAGTTACCTGGAGTTTACATCCCGCACACAAAAAGCTGACGATTGAGAAGGTTTTTACCGAACCTGAAATAGATTACTCTCGAAGTGAGCTGAAACTGAAATCTACCCTGTCTTTATTAGACACCGATCTGCAGAGTTCCAACAAAGTGATCCTGTATGGAGTAGCTGGGACAGGGAAAACTTCAATATGCCAGTTTTTGGCATACACCTGGGCAAACAAAGATGAACATGACTCCACCtgtgatatattaattttaatcaaATGCAAAACCACTAGTCAAGATAACCTAGTAGATTTCCTACTGGCTTTCCTTCCAGAAAGTATGAAAGGGGTACAAAAGAATGACATCATAGTGCTAATGCAGAATTTGAAATCCATGTTCATTGTAGATGCGTATGATGAGGCGACTAACCAGGCAAAGGAGCTCATTAGCGACATTCTGCATACCTTGCCAAGGagcaccatcatcataaccaccaaaCAACACGCGGTGTCATACATAGAGATGAAGGTCTTTGAAGCCACTGGTTCAGATTGTATGCTTCTAAAAGTCCTAGGATTTGgagaggatagacagaaagagtatGTGCGAAATTTCTTTCAGCTAACATTGACCTCAGCTACAAGTGCCAGTGAaaaagcagaggcagacagaattTGTACTGAAATGGAGTCCTACCTAGACTCACTTGACAAATGTCATCGTGAGTTTGTATCATTGCCTTTAACTCTGTCACTCTTGGTCATTTTGTGGCAAGATAACTCCAAGAGTGCCAAGGAAGCTACAACATTAACCAGACTGTATCAGAAGATAATCAGATACACCCTGAAGAGATTCACTCCCGAAGATTCGGATGTGCGTCGATGGATTCTAGCTCTTGGCAAAATAGCGTGGCAGAATATGAATCAGAACATTCAGTGCCTCACCAACAAGGATGTGGAGAAATTGCTGGATATGGGTGATAGCCTAGGACTCCAGAAGAAACAGGTGTTGACAGCCGTCTTACAGAGTACAAGTGAAGATTCTACATTAGATCACAAGAACTACTGGACATTTTCTCACAATTCCCAGCAGGAGTTTCTTGTAGCTGAGCACTTTGTGAAGCAAATTGTGTCTTATGACAGATTGTTGCCTGAAATATTAAAGGAATACATGGCAAAGGAGTTACATCGATCCTTACAGGTAATTGAGTTCGTTGCTGGACTGTTAGCTCTAGAAAATGAACTGTCATTTGAAAGGGCTGATGATATTATCAGTCTTATTTCTGATCAGACTCCATGTACTTTTGAAGTGATTAAGAGACTAGCTCATGACATCAGTTCAGAGAACGAGCATTTCCACAGTAGATTACAGAGCCTTTTCCAGGACAAAGAACTTCGACAAACTCTCGATAATTTTGATCCAGACTGCTTGCAGTGGATCATAGAAAATACATCCATCAAAATTCCATTGCAGGTAATGCTCATTAATTCTGCACGTTCTGTCATCAAAATGAAAACGCTGCTTCAAACACTAACCCAAAAGTCTAGCAAACCTCACATCATTGCAACCATTGACAA